In Salisediminibacterium beveridgei, one DNA window encodes the following:
- the ftsE gene encoding cell division ATP-binding protein FtsE — protein sequence MIQMQDVWKTYPNGVMAVNGITINIEKGEFVYVVGPSGAGKSTFIKMMYREEKPTKGEIYINNKALSQTKERHIPYVRRNIGVVFQDFKLLPNLTVFENVAFAMEVIEESKANIRKRVMNVLDIVRLKNKARFYPHELSGGEQQRVAIARAVVNSPSVMIADEPTGNLDPDTSWEIMHILEEINDRGTTVVMATHNRDIVNAMRKRVIAVENGRIGRDEVRGTYGYES from the coding sequence TTGATTCAGATGCAGGATGTTTGGAAAACCTACCCGAACGGCGTTATGGCCGTCAATGGCATCACGATCAACATTGAAAAAGGCGAGTTTGTCTATGTCGTTGGTCCCAGTGGTGCAGGTAAATCCACCTTCATTAAAATGATGTACAGAGAAGAAAAACCGACAAAAGGTGAAATATATATAAATAACAAGGCATTGTCGCAAACGAAAGAGCGTCATATTCCTTATGTCAGAAGAAATATCGGCGTCGTGTTTCAGGATTTCAAACTGTTGCCGAATCTGACGGTATTTGAAAATGTTGCGTTTGCCATGGAAGTTATCGAAGAATCGAAGGCCAATATCCGTAAGCGGGTAATGAATGTTCTGGACATTGTCCGGTTGAAAAACAAGGCGAGGTTCTATCCCCATGAATTATCAGGCGGGGAACAGCAGCGTGTGGCCATTGCCCGTGCGGTTGTGAACAGTCCGTCAGTTATGATTGCGGATGAACCGACAGGAAATCTTGATCCGGATACGTCTTGGGAAATCATGCACATCCTCGAAGAAATTAATGACCGGGGAACGACCGTTGTTATGGCGACACACAATCGGGACATTGTGAATGCGATGCGCAAGCGTGTTATCGCTGTCGAAAATGGTCGAATAGGCAGAGATGAGGTTAGGGGGACCTACGGGTATGAAAGTTAG
- a CDS encoding c-type cytochrome, whose amino-acid sequence MKKYMMALLGTAFILGACGGNDNTEMENEAPANNTNNAEEASGDYDLAEGEELYVGNCQTCHGGDLAGSGSNPSIQGLSYDEVMDAIENGPGSMPSNILTGEDAENVAAWVSEQ is encoded by the coding sequence ATGAAGAAGTACATGATGGCATTGTTGGGAACCGCTTTTATTTTGGGCGCCTGTGGCGGGAATGACAATACGGAGATGGAGAACGAAGCACCGGCAAACAATACCAATAACGCGGAAGAAGCGTCCGGAGATTACGATCTCGCAGAAGGAGAAGAATTGTACGTCGGGAATTGCCAAACCTGTCACGGTGGCGACCTGGCCGGCAGTGGTTCGAATCCGTCCATCCAAGGTCTTAGTTACGATGAAGTCATGGACGCGATTGAAAACGGACCCGGAAGTATGCCCAGTAATATTCTAACCGGGGAAGACGCAGAGAACGTTGCAGCCTGGGTGTCAGAACAGTAA
- a CDS encoding YitT family protein, whose protein sequence is MMKEFNRKRARKPLPPVLQVMYEFAHVVLGSAIVAIAFNIFLLPNQIASGGVSGISTITLHVFGFEPAFVQWALNIPLFVAGVLLLGGSFRGGLLYGTKTLVGTVFLPFVVYLTRDWEAATMDPLLAAIFGGIGVGLGLGIVFRSNSSTGGTDLAAQIVHKYTGMSLGVCVFFMDGLVVTASAAVFGFEFALYALIGLFTTGKTIDLVQVGFGYSKMVMIISDYEEEVKQGLLTKVDRGVTKLTGFGGYTDEERSVLMCVVGRNEVTGLKRVIQTIDPNAFVIVSNTSEVLGEGFKKP, encoded by the coding sequence ATGATGAAAGAATTTAACCGGAAACGGGCGCGAAAGCCGCTTCCTCCGGTCTTACAAGTCATGTATGAATTTGCCCATGTCGTTTTGGGTTCGGCTATCGTGGCGATTGCGTTTAATATTTTTCTTTTGCCGAACCAGATTGCTTCTGGAGGGGTATCAGGTATTTCAACGATCACGCTTCACGTTTTCGGTTTTGAACCGGCGTTTGTCCAATGGGCTTTGAACATCCCGCTCTTTGTGGCCGGTGTCCTTCTATTGGGAGGCAGTTTCCGCGGAGGGCTGCTCTATGGTACAAAAACACTGGTCGGCACAGTATTCCTGCCGTTTGTCGTCTATTTGACCCGGGACTGGGAAGCGGCCACAATGGATCCTTTATTGGCAGCCATTTTCGGTGGCATTGGTGTAGGACTCGGTCTTGGCATTGTTTTCCGCTCCAATTCATCGACTGGAGGAACTGATCTTGCAGCGCAGATTGTCCACAAATATACCGGTATGTCTCTCGGGGTTTGCGTTTTTTTCATGGACGGTCTCGTCGTGACGGCAAGTGCCGCGGTATTCGGGTTTGAATTTGCACTGTATGCGCTGATCGGACTGTTTACAACCGGGAAGACGATCGATCTTGTGCAGGTCGGATTTGGCTATTCGAAAATGGTCATGATCATTTCCGATTACGAAGAAGAAGTGAAGCAGGGGCTCCTGACGAAGGTGGACCGGGGAGTCACAAAACTCACAGGTTTCGGTGGTTACACGGATGAGGAGCGTTCTGTCCTGATGTGCGTGGTGGGACGTAATGAAGTCACAGGACTGAAGCGTGTCATACAGACCATTGACCCAAATGCCTTCGTCATTGTGAGTAATACGTCGGAAGTTCTTGGTGAAGGTTTCAAAAAACCGTAA